Within the bacterium genome, the region GCCAAAAAAAGAAATGCTTTTGGGACTTGATATCGTCATAATCGACCTTCAAGATGTTGGCGCTCGATATTACACATTCGTTTGGAGCGCCGCACTAATGATGAAACAGGCTGCGCAGGCTGGCGTTGAAATTTGGGTGCTCGACAGACCCAACCCCATCTCAGGAATCGTCGAGGGACCCGTGCAGGAAGATTCATACCTGTCGTTCGTCGGGCTTTATCCACTTCCGATAAGACACGGAATGACAATAGGTGAAATCCTCTCTTACATTGCGAGAGAATACATTCCCCAAGCCAAACTCGAAGTAATATTGCTGGATGGCTGGAAGCGTGACATGTGGTTTGATGATACGGGACTTTCATGGGTCCCACCATCGCCGAATATGCCGTCGCTTTCCGCTGCTATCGTATATCCCGGCATGTGTTTGTTTGAGGGCACCAACATTTCTGAAGGCAGGGGGACAACGAAACCTTTCGAGATATTCGGTGCACCATGGATTAAATCGTTCGAGCTCTGCGAAAAACTTAACGAACTGAAACTTCCCGGTGTAAAATTTCTTCCGTGGCGATTCACCCCAATGTTCAGCAAATACGCTGGGCAAACCTGCGATGGTGCAATGATGTTCGTTACCGATAGAAAGGTATTTCGCCCCGTGCTCACCGCCATCACGATAATAAAAACAATTCACGAGCTCTACCCCGAAAAATTCAAATTCATAAACCCACCTTATGAATTCGAGATAGAAAAGCTTCCTTTCGATATACTCTGTGGAACCCCCGAAATACGCAGGATGATTGAGGGAGGCCCGAAAATTGATGAAATAAAAGACTTTATTGACAGGAACGCACGCGAATACCAAGCAAAACTGCAAAAGTATTTGCTTTACTAAATTCGCTCAAAATATCTTTGATTATCAGACCAAACGCTTTAGCTTAATGTCCAGACCAGAAAGGAGGAAGTATGCATCATCGTTTCACCGAGGAACAGCTAATGATAAAAGAGCTTGCCCAAAGGATAGCGGAAGAGAAAATAAAACCAGTAAGGCAAAAATACGACGAAGAAGCTATCTTCCCATGGGACATAGTTAAAGAGCTCGCGCAAACGGACCTTTTCAGAGTTTTCATCCCTGTGGAATACGATGGCATGGTCGAAGAAGGGCTCGGCATAACCAACATGTGCATAGTAACTGAGGAGCTTTCCAAAGCCTGTGGTGGTATAGCGCTGGCGTTCGCAGGAAGCGGTCTTGGAGCATTCCCTATCCTGCTTTTTGGCAACGAGGAGCAAAAGAAAAAATATCTTCCGCAAATAGCGAGTGGCGAGAAACTTGCTGCCTTCGCGCTTACCGAGCCTGAAGCTGGCTCCGATGCTGGCGCTGTGCGAACCACCGCGAAAAGAGACGGCGACTACTACATTCTTAATGGAAATAAAATTTTCATCACCAACGGCGGCGAAGCTGATATTTACACAGTAATAGCATTGACCAACCCCGAAAAAGGCGCCAGAGGAGCTTCAGCATTCATAGTAGAGAAAGGAACACCCGGCTTTGAATTTGGCAAGAAAGAGGACAAAATGGGTATTCGCGCGAGCGCGACGAGAGAACTAATATTCAACGACGCCAAGGTCCCCGTTGAAAACCTTCTCGGCAGGGAAGGTATGGGATTTATAATAGCTATGAAAACATTCGATGTTTCGCGACCCGGGGTTGCTGCGCAGGCACTCGGCATAGCTGAAGGCGCCCTGGAGGAGGCGTTAAAATACACATACCAAAGGCACCAATTCGGGAAAAACATAATATCTTTCCAGGGGATACAGTGGATGCTTGCCGATATGGCAACACAAATAGAGGCTGCGCGAGCGTTAATTTATGAGGTCGCTGACATTATTGATAAGGGCGAGACCAAAAATATTGGACATCTTTCTGCAATGGCCAAACTTTTCGCATCGGATGTTGCCATGCGGGTCACGACTGATGCAGTGCAGCTTTTCGGCGGCTACGGATATATGAGAGAATACCCGGTGGAAAAAATGATGCGTGATGCGAAAATAACGCAAATATACGAGGGAACTAATCAGATTCAGCGCAATGTTATTGCAGCACATCTTGTGAAGCAGGCAGCAAAACTTGCCAGGGAAAAGTAAAAATCAATGCATCTTAAATGACAGAGGAACATTTCCTCACGGGACATCCGTTCTGGAAACCAATTTCCTTGCTCTATCACAATAAATAAATATTTTTGAACTAAAATGGAGGTAGTATGGAATTCGTCGAGAACGCAGTAGGACGGCTTATACCCAAAGAGATAGACGGCAGGGAACTAATACCATTTCAGGGGGCATTCGCAGACCCTATATCCAAAATGGGGAGAAGGAAACATGCGCCCCCCATACCCAAGTCTCACCCAGAATGGCTTACGGGCGAAAGCAAGCTCTGCAAAAACCTCGAGGAAGCCATCAAACGCTCAGGACTCAGAAGTGGAATGACCATATCATTTCATCATCACCTGAGAAATGGTGACTATGTGGTTAACATGGTTCTCGAGGCGTGCGACAGACTTGGTATCCGCGACCTAACATTAGCACCAACGGCGCTATTCCCCATACACAAGCCAGTTATTGATTTTATAAAAAAGGGCGTCGTTAAAAACATACAGGGTTCAATGAATGGCCCCGTAGGCGAATATGTATCCTATGGAGGACTTCCCACCACCGCGATACTGAGAACTCACGGGGGACGCGTTCGTGCTATCGAAGACGGTGACCTTCACATCGATGTTGCATTCATCGGAGCACCCTGCGCAGACGACTACGGCAATGCCAACGGCGTTTACGGTCCATCGGCATGCGGACCGCTGGCTTATTCGTACGCAGATGCCATGTATGCGGACAAGGTGGTGGTCATAACCGACAACCTCGTCGAGTACCCGTGTCTTCCTATATCGATACCGTCAACCCATGTCGACCTCGTCGTCGAGGTAGACCGCATAGGTGACCCGGAAGGGATAGTCTCCGGAACCCTAAGAATAACCCGCTCGCCAACGAGACTTTACATAGCAAAGCTGGCAGCTCAATTCATAAGAGAATCACCATATTGGCGCGAGGGCTTGTCGTTTCAAACTGGTGCTGGTGGAATATCTCTTGCGGTAACCAAGTTTCTCGGTGAATTCATGGAGCAAGATGGGATAAGAGCATCCTTCATAAACGGCGGTATAACAAAGTTCGCTGTGGACCTTTTCAAACGAGGTCTCGTGAGAAAGCTTCTCGACGGTCAGGTATTCGACCCCATAGCGATAAAATCATTCCGCGACGACCTTTGGCATCAGGAAACGCCCATGACCATGTACGCAAACATTCATTCGAAAGGATGCCTCGTCAACAAGCAGGACATAGGATTTCTGGGAGCCACGGAGGTTGACCTTGATTTCAATGTTAATGTCAACACACACAGCGATGGACTTCTTCTGCACGGTATAGGCGGGCACACCGATGTCGCTGCGGGAGCGAAACTCGCGATGATAGTAATACCATCCTACAGGAAACGCATACCGGTCGTAAGAAAGCGGGTCACCACGGTAACTACACCCGGTGAAACCATCGATGTGATCGTCACAGAACTCGGGATAGCAATAAATCCTCGCAGAAAAGACCTTATCAAACACTTTGAGCACTCAAAGCTTCCCATTCGACCTATTGAGGAAATATACGCGGATGTCATGAAAAAGGTGGGTGGCGAGCCTGCACCACCCAAAACCACCGATAGGATAGTGGCGCTCATAGAGTATCGCGACGGCACCATTATCGATGTTGTGAAACAAGTTGAAAAATAGTCGATCTATCGGTAATAGATTGGAGGGAAATGAGGCTTAGGATAATACATTTTGCATTTTTTATGCTTGTCCTTTTTGGGGTTTCCTTTGGGACTGAAACATCCACGCTTGTGAGCGTTCCATACTTTAACGACTTCGAAACTACCACTGCAGGCTGGACGCACTGGCACATGCACAGTCCTCTTTGCTTGGAATCGCCGCCATACTCTTACTGCTCGGACATACAATGGCAACTTATAACCAATCCTCACACTATACAAGTTCACGATTCGCTTTATCACGAAAGAGTAACGCTGCCAGAATGGGCTATCGATCACAGAACTGCGGCTTTTTTACCTCATGCCCACAGCGGAACGCACGCATGGTGGTGTGGTTCCATAAGCAATGGGACATTCATCGGTGATGAATACACATATACAGGAGCTTTAAACGACGGCGGAAGGTCTCTTTGCTGGATGAGGGCTGGGTTGGAATCGCCCACATTCAACACAGCAGGGTTGAGCAGAATTTACATGTCTTTCTGGACATGGTGGGAAGTAGAGTGCATCGACATATACAAGTATGACCTTATGGAGGTTCTCATCTCAACCGATGGGGGTGGAAGCTGGATAGTGCTCGACACGCTTAATCCGCCATTCACGAGGCTTTCATCATGGCAGAGAGACCAGTCGTATTCATCGGGTGGCTATCTGGAATACGGGCGCTGGGTTTTCTGGTCGTATGACCTAACACCTTATGCGGGACACAACATAAAAGTTCAATTTCGCTTTGACACGAAAGACAGGTTTTATAATGGTTTCCGCGGATGGTTTATAGATGACTTTTACATAAGTTCAGGTCCACAGCACGGTGAACTCCGATGGCAACTCGACGCACCGGAAAGGCTTAATGTCCGCGATTGTCGTATCCAGCCGAACCCGTTCGACCTAACCCTCAAGGTTATAAACATTGGCGGCACCGATGTTGAGGATGTTATGGCTATAGTTATGCCACCATCGGGCATGACGCTTGCCGCAGGAAACGATACAGTCCGCTTTGGAACAATGCACTCACTCGATTCCGCCTCATATACATGGCAAATAGCTTTTGACGATACCTTATATGGCTATAGATGCATTAACATAAAACTTACATCGTCAGATAGCGCGAAAAACATTCTCGATGACTTCGAAAATCCCGACTCGGGGCTTTTCACGCCGAGTGATAGAGGTATCTTCGACTATACCAATACCTCGATAATAACTCGTGCTGGCACGCCACCTTCGGGCAGCGGATTCGCGGGTATCCCGGCATCCGGTGGAACATATCCTGAGGGCGATGAATGGACTCTAACATCTGAGCCGATACCTCTCACAGGATTCACCGAATGTTACATAAGCTTTTATTATTGGGCTGACCTCAGGAACTACATGTCGGCGATAGAAGGAATTGACGGTGCGATAGTTGAAATAAGCGTAAATGGCGGTGACTGGATGCAACTCGACCTTTACGCCACGGGGTTGCTTAATCCAACATATACAGGCTACATAAAAAGTGATATTGACAACCCTCTTGAGCTTAAGCTGGCTTACTGCAAAGACCAACCCTATTGGACATATGTAAAAAGCGGCGACCTTATAGGAATGGGTCTCGTGAGCCCTGAGGACACTATAAGGATAAGATTCCGATTCGGCTCAGGAGATTACAGCACCGCACCCAGCACATCAAATGGCTTCTACATAGATAAATTCCTCATAAGTTCCTCAAGCAACCCTGTGGGACCATTTATGCTTACTCGATGTGTCGCGATACCATATCTCAGCCGTCCTAATGTTGAAGCGTATCATGATGCAACCATATGTAAGGACGACATAATACCTCTTACAGCCGTCGTTTACTACGGCATGCCTCCATATTCAGTGGAATGGACACCCGCTACTGGTCTTACTGCGCCGCACTCAGCGTTCACATTAGCGATGCCTGAGACAACATCGACATACATGGTAACCGTAGTTGACTATTATGGCTGCACCGATACGGACAGCGTTACCATAATCGTTGACACCATAAGCGTTGCGATAAGCGGCGACACAGTGGTTTGCGAGGGAGACACTTTAATGCTTGTAGCCCTCGTTTCGGGCGGAATCCCTCCTTTAAACATAAGCTGGAACAAATCTGGGACACCAACGCCCATAGGTTTTGGCGAAACACTTCGTGTGGAGCTGCATGATTCAGGCTGGTTCATATGCACGGTAGTTGACAGCAACTTATGCATGGCGGAGGACAGTGTATTTGTAAGTATGCTACCTCTCCCTGATGAACCCATACTAATCCATCCTGCGGAAAGCGAATCAATCGACATATCAATGGCTTATCTCGAATGGCTCAGACCCTCGCATGCTGATTCCTTCATCGTCATAGTAAATGGTGAAACGCTCGCAACTCTGGACACGACTGTATTCTGGCTACCAAGTCCATATTGCAACAACGCATACGACTGGCAGATAATAGCTATTAACGAATGCGGTTCCACTGCATCGACTGTCGGACACTTCAGGATAAAACCGTGCGGCGCACCGATAGTAGAAATAGTAGAGCCAAAGGACAGCGAATGGACCTCCTGCGCTGCGAAGCAGATAATAATTGCTATAAGCGACTCTGACGGCATCGACACATCATCGATACGGCTTAGAGTGAATTCGACGATATACTCCGTTGATGGCATAAGGCTAAGATTCGTTAACGATACCCTTACCTTCACGCCGCCTACGCCATTTTCTGACGGGGAGACAGTTCGGGTATGTCTCGATTCGGTCGCTGACCGCCATGGCAATGCAATAGACCTACCCGTATGCTTCATATTTGGCGTGGACCTTAGTCCACCCCTTATAACGGGAGTAATACCATATCCAATCATATCGCGCATTGAAAGGGAACTCTCAATTATAGTTGTCGATTCCTTCTCGGGCGTCGACACCAGCACCGCTGAAATCTCCATAGATTACTCAGGCGGGCACATTACCTACAGGCATTCCGCAATATCAGTAAGCGGCGATACGATGACTGTGGACATATCGAGTTTAAGGCTTACATCGGGCGAAAGCTTGAGAGTCTGCGTAAAGATTAAAGACAAGGCGCTCTATTGCCCGCCCAACGAACTTGACAGCTGCTTTTTTGTGGTGGTGGGGCATTGTGCCTTAAGCGCCGCAGTTTGCGGAGGAATAAATGCCTGCCCTGGGCTTTCGATAAACCTTGGTGACGCAGTAGTATACTCGGGAGCAAGGCCGCCGGTGGAATTTCGCTGGTTCGACGCCGACAGCAACCTCATATCAACGGACCGCAACCCAGTCGTCGTTGCTGAATCAACGACAAGCTACCTTTTCGTCGTTAATGATGGCATGGGCTGCACTTCGTCCGTGGTAGTCCCCATTAACTGCGACTTCAGACCCATAGAGTCAGTTGAGCTTATTTATCCATCATCAGAACTTACCGTTTTAGCTGGAACGACCATGCTTTCGTGGCGCGTCAATGGATTCCCAACACATCCCGTGTTCTTCGATATAATAATAAATGGCGATACGGTGGAAAGAAACTACACCGACACATTGTATCGATTCGTTACCGCCTGCGAGGACACCTACCGATGGACGGTGGTTGCTCACAATCTCTGCATCACCCACATCCCGCACTGCTCCAGTGGCGTTGTTGACATCGACACATTCGTCATGTATGCAGAGACCACCATATACGCCTGGGGGACAGACGAACCCATATTCTACACCTCACCATGCAGCGGACCTGTGGCAAGAGTGATTCATCCATTGGAAAATACATGGACTAACTGCACTGCCGAAAGCATAGTGGTTCAGATAACAGGGCGCGGTTCTATAGCAGAGAGCACAATCGTTTTCGAGCTTAATGGCGTAAGATACACTATTTTCTCACCCTATCTTAGCTGGCATCCGCCACGACTGGTATTTGCACCAGCTGTCTTTAGCGATGGTGACACAATTCGTGCGTGCTTGCGCTCTGTGCGCGATGTATGGGGCAACCCGCTGGTAGGAGACTCGCTATGCTGGACATTTTTCGCCGACCAAAGTAAACCTGTGCTCGTAAACGCTTCCCCCGCTGCTGACTCTGTGCTCGGAACAAGAAAGCCTTTATTCCATTTCGAGGTTATCGATTCGGTTTCAGGAGTTAACTGGCGCACAACATCCGTTCAGGTAGGTCCATGGATATTTAATGCAGGCGACCTGTGTCTCAGAATAATCCCCGGTCCAGGAGGACTATATACATTCGAGATAGACACTTTCTGCGTGGACTTTCATCCGTGCGACACCATAAGAGTCCGTTTCCGCACATCGGACTATTCACGCTATTGCGGAAGAAATACTTTAGACACATCATGGACGGTCTACATAGACTGCGAACCGCCCACAGCCATACCTCTCAACCCACCACCCGATGTCTGGAACTCATGCGACACTGATTCCGTCGTGATAGTTGTTTTCGATACCATAGCTGGAATAGATACATCGAGCATAATTCTTGTGGTTACCGGTTATGATACCATCCGCTGGGGTGCCCCCAACCTCAGATTCACCGGCGATACTCTCATATTCACTCCACCAAGACCATTTATTGACTTGGGACGGATAACGATTTCGTTTTATGTTACTGACAATGTGGGCAATAGACTTCCCATGCCCATTAGATGGGGATTCGAGATGGACAGGATTCCACCTATTGTTCTTGATTTTGCCCCCGCATGTGGAGAATCCATACCCTTCATATCCCCTGAATTAAGCATATTTGCCCGTGATGACGGCTGCGGCGTCCAGATTGAAAGCACAAAAGTCACATTAAACGATACCATAGAAATATCATACGCCAGCGGTGGAATACACTATGCGGGTGGTCGTCTTATAGCGGACTGCAGTGCGAGCGGCATAAGATTTCGCAACGGCGATTCGGTTCGTGTTTGCTGGCACCTCGTTGACTGTGCGGATGTCTGCGAACCCAATGTTACTGACACCTGCTGCACCATATTTATCGTGGGCTCAGGGCCTGAAGCTCATGTTAGGCACCCAAGTAATGTCTGGGTATCCTGCCCCGCTGAAAGCATAGCTTTCGTAGTGATTGACGATGATGGTGTCATAGCAGACTCAATCCGATTCGTTGTGTGCGTAAACAATTGCACGGTTTGCGACACATTCAGCCTCGCTTCACCAGCTGTGCATTCGATATTCATTGACCACGATTCCGTAAGCTGGTGGTTTATACCACCAAGCGACTTTAATGATGGCGACACTATTTGCGCATATGTAATATCCGCTGCCGATTCCATAACTAATCCGCTTGAAAGAACTGACACGGCAGTTTTCTGGATGGACCTGACTCCGCCAGTAATATTGTGGCTCAATCCTGAACCCTACGACACGATTGAGGAACCCTCGCCGACCTTATGCATCGGCATATATGATTTCCTCTCTGGCATTCAGCCGGAAAGTTTCCTCGTCACCGTTGATACCGTTGAATTTCGCCCTGGCGACCCGGGTTTCCACTGGAGTGCAGGAACACTTTGCATAAACACCGAAGAAGCTGGCAAATACTGGCTTGGTGGGGATTCCATAAGGGTTTGCATCCGTGCCATTGATTCCCCCGACATATGTCCGCCAAATGTTATGAGCTATTGCTACAGACTTTACTTCGCTCCGAGCCCGCCGGTAGCAATCCCCATTAGACCCGACACATTCGTTATATCGGCGTGTCCTGCGGAGTCCATTGTATTCAAAATTTACGACCCACAAGGAGAAGGAATAGAAGAAAGCACGATAGTAGTCACCATCGAGAGCAACCTTCGCGCGCGACAGACCCTTCACTATGGTGTGGACAGCGAACTAATCTGGAACTCTGTTGAAAGCACGCTCGTTGTTCATCCAGCACCACCACTTTCAAATGGGGAAACAACAACCGTTTGCGTTGTCGAGCTCACTGATACATTGGGGAACGCGCTCGATGATACATCGTGCATTAGGTTCCTTATCGACCTTACTCCACCCATTATTTGGGGCTTCAGCCCAACCAACAACGAAACCATAAGAACAAGCTCACCCACCATAACATTTTTCGTTTTCGACAGCATCTCAGGGGTCAACGACTCCTTGGTGGAAATCGTGATAAACGGCGTAAGTTACAATATATCATCGCCCGGGTTCAGAATAATTGACACCGTGGTTACATTCGCTACAGAAAGTGTGGGGCTGAGGTTTACTGGCGGAGAATGTGTGCAGGCACTAATACGAGCTGGCGATTCGCCAACCCCAGGCTATTGCGAGCCTAACATAGCTTCCGACACGCTCACTTTCTGCATAGCTGTGGGCGGTCCAACTGGATTGATGGTTAAACCATCGCCTGATGCGATAATTTCATGCGATAGTGAGACCATCGGGATAGTTATAAATGACATCGATGGCGTCATGTGGGACAGCGTTGCGATAACTGTAAACGACAGTCTGCTCTCAGTAGCAGCCGGCAACCTTATCGTTCGCGGGGATACCGTGTTAACGCTTCCGCTCACGATTAATGC harbors:
- a CDS encoding DUF1343 domain-containing protein → MKFRLGLSKLRVELLSELSNAKVAVLCNQASVDENLTNIADILAGSRAKLIKIFAPEHGFFGAAQDRIAIKNSTHPKYGIPIISMYGDTADSLMPKKEMLLGLDIVIIDLQDVGARYYTFVWSAALMMKQAAQAGVEIWVLDRPNPISGIVEGPVQEDSYLSFVGLYPLPIRHGMTIGEILSYIAREYIPQAKLEVILLDGWKRDMWFDDTGLSWVPPSPNMPSLSAAIVYPGMCLFEGTNISEGRGTTKPFEIFGAPWIKSFELCEKLNELKLPGVKFLPWRFTPMFSKYAGQTCDGAMMFVTDRKVFRPVLTAITIIKTIHELYPEKFKFINPPYEFEIEKLPFDILCGTPEIRRMIEGGPKIDEIKDFIDRNAREYQAKLQKYLLY
- a CDS encoding acyl-CoA dehydrogenase family protein is translated as MHHRFTEEQLMIKELAQRIAEEKIKPVRQKYDEEAIFPWDIVKELAQTDLFRVFIPVEYDGMVEEGLGITNMCIVTEELSKACGGIALAFAGSGLGAFPILLFGNEEQKKKYLPQIASGEKLAAFALTEPEAGSDAGAVRTTAKRDGDYYILNGNKIFITNGGEADIYTVIALTNPEKGARGASAFIVEKGTPGFEFGKKEDKMGIRASATRELIFNDAKVPVENLLGREGMGFIIAMKTFDVSRPGVAAQALGIAEGALEEALKYTYQRHQFGKNIISFQGIQWMLADMATQIEAARALIYEVADIIDKGETKNIGHLSAMAKLFASDVAMRVTTDAVQLFGGYGYMREYPVEKMMRDAKITQIYEGTNQIQRNVIAAHLVKQAAKLAREK
- the citF gene encoding citrate lyase subunit alpha — translated: MEFVENAVGRLIPKEIDGRELIPFQGAFADPISKMGRRKHAPPIPKSHPEWLTGESKLCKNLEEAIKRSGLRSGMTISFHHHLRNGDYVVNMVLEACDRLGIRDLTLAPTALFPIHKPVIDFIKKGVVKNIQGSMNGPVGEYVSYGGLPTTAILRTHGGRVRAIEDGDLHIDVAFIGAPCADDYGNANGVYGPSACGPLAYSYADAMYADKVVVITDNLVEYPCLPISIPSTHVDLVVEVDRIGDPEGIVSGTLRITRSPTRLYIAKLAAQFIRESPYWREGLSFQTGAGGISLAVTKFLGEFMEQDGIRASFINGGITKFAVDLFKRGLVRKLLDGQVFDPIAIKSFRDDLWHQETPMTMYANIHSKGCLVNKQDIGFLGATEVDLDFNVNVNTHSDGLLLHGIGGHTDVAAGAKLAMIVIPSYRKRIPVVRKRVTTVTTPGETIDVIVTELGIAINPRRKDLIKHFEHSKLPIRPIEEIYADVMKKVGGEPAPPKTTDRIVALIEYRDGTIIDVVKQVEK
- a CDS encoding gliding motility-associated C-terminal domain-containing protein, with amino-acid sequence MRLRIIHFAFFMLVLFGVSFGTETSTLVSVPYFNDFETTTAGWTHWHMHSPLCLESPPYSYCSDIQWQLITNPHTIQVHDSLYHERVTLPEWAIDHRTAAFLPHAHSGTHAWWCGSISNGTFIGDEYTYTGALNDGGRSLCWMRAGLESPTFNTAGLSRIYMSFWTWWEVECIDIYKYDLMEVLISTDGGGSWIVLDTLNPPFTRLSSWQRDQSYSSGGYLEYGRWVFWSYDLTPYAGHNIKVQFRFDTKDRFYNGFRGWFIDDFYISSGPQHGELRWQLDAPERLNVRDCRIQPNPFDLTLKVINIGGTDVEDVMAIVMPPSGMTLAAGNDTVRFGTMHSLDSASYTWQIAFDDTLYGYRCINIKLTSSDSAKNILDDFENPDSGLFTPSDRGIFDYTNTSIITRAGTPPSGSGFAGIPASGGTYPEGDEWTLTSEPIPLTGFTECYISFYYWADLRNYMSAIEGIDGAIVEISVNGGDWMQLDLYATGLLNPTYTGYIKSDIDNPLELKLAYCKDQPYWTYVKSGDLIGMGLVSPEDTIRIRFRFGSGDYSTAPSTSNGFYIDKFLISSSSNPVGPFMLTRCVAIPYLSRPNVEAYHDATICKDDIIPLTAVVYYGMPPYSVEWTPATGLTAPHSAFTLAMPETTSTYMVTVVDYYGCTDTDSVTIIVDTISVAISGDTVVCEGDTLMLVALVSGGIPPLNISWNKSGTPTPIGFGETLRVELHDSGWFICTVVDSNLCMAEDSVFVSMLPLPDEPILIHPAESESIDISMAYLEWLRPSHADSFIVIVNGETLATLDTTVFWLPSPYCNNAYDWQIIAINECGSTASTVGHFRIKPCGAPIVEIVEPKDSEWTSCAAKQIIIAISDSDGIDTSSIRLRVNSTIYSVDGIRLRFVNDTLTFTPPTPFSDGETVRVCLDSVADRHGNAIDLPVCFIFGVDLSPPLITGVIPYPIISRIERELSIIVVDSFSGVDTSTAEISIDYSGGHITYRHSAISVSGDTMTVDISSLRLTSGESLRVCVKIKDKALYCPPNELDSCFFVVVGHCALSAAVCGGINACPGLSINLGDAVVYSGARPPVEFRWFDADSNLISTDRNPVVVAESTTSYLFVVNDGMGCTSSVVVPINCDFRPIESVELIYPSSELTVLAGTTMLSWRVNGFPTHPVFFDIIINGDTVERNYTDTLYRFVTACEDTYRWTVVAHNLCITHIPHCSSGVVDIDTFVMYAETTIYAWGTDEPIFYTSPCSGPVARVIHPLENTWTNCTAESIVVQITGRGSIAESTIVFELNGVRYTIFSPYLSWHPPRLVFAPAVFSDGDTIRACLRSVRDVWGNPLVGDSLCWTFFADQSKPVLVNASPAADSVLGTRKPLFHFEVIDSVSGVNWRTTSVQVGPWIFNAGDLCLRIIPGPGGLYTFEIDTFCVDFHPCDTIRVRFRTSDYSRYCGRNTLDTSWTVYIDCEPPTAIPLNPPPDVWNSCDTDSVVIVVFDTIAGIDTSSIILVVTGYDTIRWGAPNLRFTGDTLIFTPPRPFIDLGRITISFYVTDNVGNRLPMPIRWGFEMDRIPPIVLDFAPACGESIPFISPELSIFARDDGCGVQIESTKVTLNDTIEISYASGGIHYAGGRLIADCSASGIRFRNGDSVRVCWHLVDCADVCEPNVTDTCCTIFIVGSGPEAHVRHPSNVWVSCPAESIAFVVIDDDGVIADSIRFVVCVNNCTVCDTFSLASPAVHSIFIDHDSVSWWFIPPSDFNDGDTICAYVISAADSITNPLERTDTAVFWMDLTPPVILWLNPEPYDTIEEPSPTLCIGIYDFLSGIQPESFLVTVDTVEFRPGDPGFHWSAGTLCINTEEAGKYWLGGDSIRVCIRAIDSPDICPPNVMSYCYRLYFAPSPPVAIPIRPDTFVISACPAESIVFKIYDPQGEGIEESTIVVTIESNLRARQTLHYGVDSELIWNSVESTLVVHPAPPLSNGETTTVCVVELTDTLGNALDDTSCIRFLIDLTPPIIWGFSPTNNETIRTSSPTITFFVFDSISGVNDSLVEIVINGVSYNISSPGFRIIDTVVTFATESVGLRFTGGECVQALIRAGDSPTPGYCEPNIASDTLTFCIAVGGPTGLMVKPSPDAIISCDSETIGIVINDIDGVMWDSVAITVNDSLLSVAAGNLIVRGDTVLTLPLTINAETVVVCLTKAIDSLGNNIDTTQCWQFFIDHSPPSFAMLTPENGTIVGSRTERIVVHINDNMAGIDTTSIELRVNGELQDFAIEIEDSLNLTITFDPQALGIEYAPGETVFVNVSSCDNPDVCAANCGDTTFWFWVVPIYGCSALPNPFTPNADGKNDIIYFSYPNMFAEPVENFDLVIFDIHGIPVYTLSDDNSGRLSCITLNRLCWDGKDTYGNPLPQGIYLYVITKGGEVVCKGSIVLAR